One stretch of Harmonia axyridis chromosome 1, icHarAxyr1.1, whole genome shotgun sequence DNA includes these proteins:
- the LOC123670684 gene encoding uncharacterized protein LOC123670684 isoform X3, giving the protein MLKSGNLSVKFDFEQSAFSPTEIDDSYLLYYRYPREQEKDLTSKSPIKQVDPSKYTLPCQKYLKNGNECATAQRVVYPIQAKTKSSGVDDGFKGEAAKCGSSIISLANMMVSGRVVRGFEVEPDLKKEQDDVDMPPQGFDPMLRRGSKSLPASPLGSPRESPKARRKYNKYFTGAFVDADTKHQGSWLLSNLLARRENVSQSCDLIAEEESEDTKSLHPEEVITPIIKKKPTLVPKPSELREMNFWSPTSM; this is encoded by the exons ATGTTGAAAAGCGGAAATCTCTCTGTTAA gttcGATTTCGAACAGAGCGCTTTCTCACCAACAGAAATCGACGATAGCTACCTGTTGTATTATCGTTATCCAAGGGAACAAGAGAAAGATCTCACCTCAAAATCGCCAATCAAGCAAGTGGATCCTTCTAAGTACACTCTACCCTGCCAAAAGTACCTGAAAAATGGAAATG aatgtgccACTGCCCAACGTGTCGTTTATCCAATCCAAGCCAAGACAAAATCCAGCGGTGTCGACGATGGATTTAAGGGTGAAGCAGCCAAGTGCGGCAGCTCCATCATCAGTCTCGCCAACATGATGGTCTCAGGCAGGGTTGTAAGAGGTTTCGAAGTTGAACCTGATTTAAAGAAAGAACAAGATGACGTCGACATGCCACCTCAAGGTTTCGACCCTATGTTGAGGAGAGGAAGTAAATCCTTGCCAGCATCCCCTCTAGGGTCTCCCAGGGAGTCGCCAAAAGCCCGCAGGAAGTACAACAAGTATTTCACAGGTGCTTTTGTCGATGCCGACACGAAACACCAGGGTAGCTGGTTATTGTCCAACCTGCTTGCCAGAAGGGAAAATGTCTCCCAGTCCTGTGATTTGATTGCCGAAGAAGAAAGTGAAGACACCAAAAGTCTCCACCCCGAAGAAGTCATCACGCCTATAATCAAGAAGAAACCTACACTCGTTCCGAAACCCTCAGAATTGAGGGAAATGAATTTTTGGTCACCAACTTCTAtgtaa
- the LOC123670684 gene encoding uncharacterized protein LOC123670684 isoform X2, whose protein sequence is MFPKRDWSQFMRFDFEQSAFSPTEIDDSYLLYYRYPREQEKDLTSKSPIKQVDPSKYTLPCQKYLKNGNECATAQRVVYPIQAKTKSSGVDDGFKGEAAKCGSSIISLANMMVSGRVVRGFEVEPDLKKEQDDVDMPPQGFDPMLRRGSKSLPASPLGSPRESPKARRKYNKYFTGAFVDADTKHQGSWLLSNLLARRENVSQSCDLIAEEESEDTKSLHPEEVITPIIKKKPTLVPKPSELREMNFWSPTSM, encoded by the exons gttcGATTTCGAACAGAGCGCTTTCTCACCAACAGAAATCGACGATAGCTACCTGTTGTATTATCGTTATCCAAGGGAACAAGAGAAAGATCTCACCTCAAAATCGCCAATCAAGCAAGTGGATCCTTCTAAGTACACTCTACCCTGCCAAAAGTACCTGAAAAATGGAAATG aatgtgccACTGCCCAACGTGTCGTTTATCCAATCCAAGCCAAGACAAAATCCAGCGGTGTCGACGATGGATTTAAGGGTGAAGCAGCCAAGTGCGGCAGCTCCATCATCAGTCTCGCCAACATGATGGTCTCAGGCAGGGTTGTAAGAGGTTTCGAAGTTGAACCTGATTTAAAGAAAGAACAAGATGACGTCGACATGCCACCTCAAGGTTTCGACCCTATGTTGAGGAGAGGAAGTAAATCCTTGCCAGCATCCCCTCTAGGGTCTCCCAGGGAGTCGCCAAAAGCCCGCAGGAAGTACAACAAGTATTTCACAGGTGCTTTTGTCGATGCCGACACGAAACACCAGGGTAGCTGGTTATTGTCCAACCTGCTTGCCAGAAGGGAAAATGTCTCCCAGTCCTGTGATTTGATTGCCGAAGAAGAAAGTGAAGACACCAAAAGTCTCCACCCCGAAGAAGTCATCACGCCTATAATCAAGAAGAAACCTACACTCGTTCCGAAACCCTCAGAATTGAGGGAAATGAATTTTTGGTCACCAACTTCTAtgtaa
- the LOC123670684 gene encoding uncharacterized protein LOC123670684 isoform X4 → MFDFEQSAFSPTEIDDSYLLYYRYPREQEKDLTSKSPIKQVDPSKYTLPCQKYLKNGNECATAQRVVYPIQAKTKSSGVDDGFKGEAAKCGSSIISLANMMVSGRVVRGFEVEPDLKKEQDDVDMPPQGFDPMLRRGSKSLPASPLGSPRESPKARRKYNKYFTGAFVDADTKHQGSWLLSNLLARRENVSQSCDLIAEEESEDTKSLHPEEVITPIIKKKPTLVPKPSELREMNFWSPTSM, encoded by the exons AT gttcGATTTCGAACAGAGCGCTTTCTCACCAACAGAAATCGACGATAGCTACCTGTTGTATTATCGTTATCCAAGGGAACAAGAGAAAGATCTCACCTCAAAATCGCCAATCAAGCAAGTGGATCCTTCTAAGTACACTCTACCCTGCCAAAAGTACCTGAAAAATGGAAATG aatgtgccACTGCCCAACGTGTCGTTTATCCAATCCAAGCCAAGACAAAATCCAGCGGTGTCGACGATGGATTTAAGGGTGAAGCAGCCAAGTGCGGCAGCTCCATCATCAGTCTCGCCAACATGATGGTCTCAGGCAGGGTTGTAAGAGGTTTCGAAGTTGAACCTGATTTAAAGAAAGAACAAGATGACGTCGACATGCCACCTCAAGGTTTCGACCCTATGTTGAGGAGAGGAAGTAAATCCTTGCCAGCATCCCCTCTAGGGTCTCCCAGGGAGTCGCCAAAAGCCCGCAGGAAGTACAACAAGTATTTCACAGGTGCTTTTGTCGATGCCGACACGAAACACCAGGGTAGCTGGTTATTGTCCAACCTGCTTGCCAGAAGGGAAAATGTCTCCCAGTCCTGTGATTTGATTGCCGAAGAAGAAAGTGAAGACACCAAAAGTCTCCACCCCGAAGAAGTCATCACGCCTATAATCAAGAAGAAACCTACACTCGTTCCGAAACCCTCAGAATTGAGGGAAATGAATTTTTGGTCACCAACTTCTAtgtaa
- the LOC123670684 gene encoding uncharacterized protein LOC123670684 isoform X1 → MAASEGRTLSAAVSIPQWMKNKMTKFDFEQSAFSPTEIDDSYLLYYRYPREQEKDLTSKSPIKQVDPSKYTLPCQKYLKNGNECATAQRVVYPIQAKTKSSGVDDGFKGEAAKCGSSIISLANMMVSGRVVRGFEVEPDLKKEQDDVDMPPQGFDPMLRRGSKSLPASPLGSPRESPKARRKYNKYFTGAFVDADTKHQGSWLLSNLLARRENVSQSCDLIAEEESEDTKSLHPEEVITPIIKKKPTLVPKPSELREMNFWSPTSM, encoded by the exons gttcGATTTCGAACAGAGCGCTTTCTCACCAACAGAAATCGACGATAGCTACCTGTTGTATTATCGTTATCCAAGGGAACAAGAGAAAGATCTCACCTCAAAATCGCCAATCAAGCAAGTGGATCCTTCTAAGTACACTCTACCCTGCCAAAAGTACCTGAAAAATGGAAATG aatgtgccACTGCCCAACGTGTCGTTTATCCAATCCAAGCCAAGACAAAATCCAGCGGTGTCGACGATGGATTTAAGGGTGAAGCAGCCAAGTGCGGCAGCTCCATCATCAGTCTCGCCAACATGATGGTCTCAGGCAGGGTTGTAAGAGGTTTCGAAGTTGAACCTGATTTAAAGAAAGAACAAGATGACGTCGACATGCCACCTCAAGGTTTCGACCCTATGTTGAGGAGAGGAAGTAAATCCTTGCCAGCATCCCCTCTAGGGTCTCCCAGGGAGTCGCCAAAAGCCCGCAGGAAGTACAACAAGTATTTCACAGGTGCTTTTGTCGATGCCGACACGAAACACCAGGGTAGCTGGTTATTGTCCAACCTGCTTGCCAGAAGGGAAAATGTCTCCCAGTCCTGTGATTTGATTGCCGAAGAAGAAAGTGAAGACACCAAAAGTCTCCACCCCGAAGAAGTCATCACGCCTATAATCAAGAAGAAACCTACACTCGTTCCGAAACCCTCAGAATTGAGGGAAATGAATTTTTGGTCACCAACTTCTAtgtaa